In Streptococcus mitis, the DNA window TAGGTGTGCATCATATTGGTGAAAATCGTGTGGATAAATTTCTTGAGAAATATGAAGCTTTAAAAGATAGAAATATTACCTGGCATTTGATTGGAACCTTGCAAAGACGCAAGGTCAAAGACGTCATTCAGTATGTTGATTATTTTCACGCTTTGGATTCATTAAAGCTAGCAGAGGAAATTCAAAAAAGAAGTGACCGAGTTGTTAAGTGTTTCTTACAAGTAAATATCTCAAGGGAGGAGAGCAAACATGGTTTTTCAAAGGAGGAACTATTGGAGCTCTTGCCAGAATTAGCAACCTTAGATAAAATTGAATATGTCGGCTTGATGACCATGGCTCCTTTTGAAGCTAGTAGTGATGAGTTGAAAGAAATTTTTAAAGCTACGCAGGATTTGCAACTAGAAATTAGAGAAAAACAAATTCCCAATATGCCAATGACGGACTTGAGTATGGGTATGAGTCGTGACTACAAGGAAGCGATTGAATTTGGCTCAACATTTGTCAGAATTGGTACAGCATTTTTTAAATAGGAAAGAAATATGTCTTTAAAAGATAGATTTGATAAATTTATAGATTATTTTACAGAAGATGGAGAAGATGTTAGTACTGCATATCAGCCTAAAGCTGAAGAGCCGATTGTGACTTCAGTCCCTTCTGTTCAAGAGTTGCCTCAACAAGCTGGTAGCACGCCATCTAAAGATAAAAACATCACTCGTCTTCATGCCCGTCAACAAGAGTTGGCTATGCAAAGTCAACGTTCTACTGATAAGGTGACAATTGATGTTCGTTATCCACGTAAATACGAAGATGCCACAGATATTGTTGATTTATTAGCTGGTAACGAAAGTATTTTGATTGATTTCCAATATATGACAGAAGTTCAAGCACGTCGTTGTTTGGACTATCTGGATGGGGCGCGCCACGTTTTAGCTGGTAACATGAAAAAGGTAGCATCTACTATGTACCTGCTGACACCAGTTGATGTTGTCGTCAATATTGAAGATATCAAAATTCCAGATGAATCACAAAATGGTGAATTTGGCTTTGATATGAAACGTACGAGAGTAAGATAATGATCTTTCTCATTCGTTTTGTTCAAAATGCAGTGGATATCTATTCACTGATTTTAATCGTGTTTGCTCTGATGTCTTGGTTTCCCAATGCTTATGAATCACGTCTTGGACGCTTGATTATTAGTTTAGTGAAACCGATAGTAGCTCCCTTGCAACGTTTACCCCTCCAGATTGCAGGTCTTGATTTGTCTGTCTGGATTGCGGTATTACTAGTTCACTTCCTAGGGGAACAGTTGATTCGACTTTTAGTGATCTTTCTATGAATAAGATGATTTATCAACACTTTTCTAAGAATGATTCGTCTTTTATTGATAAGGGAGTAGAATGGATAAAAAAGGTAGAAGATTCTTATTCTCCTTTTTTAACACCCTTTGTAAATCCCCATCAAGAAAAGATTTTAAAGGTGCTAGCATCAACCAACGGCATCTCCTACATGAGCAGTCGGCAGTTTCTTGAAACTGAATATGTACGAGTTCTACTGTATCCTGATTATTTTGAGCCAGAATTCTCTGATTTTGAACTTTCCTTGCAAGAAATTGTCTACCCTAATAAGTTTGAACGCTTAACGCATGCAAAAATATTAGGGACTGTTTTAAACAAGCTGGGAATTGATAGGAAGCTATTTGGTGATATCTTAGTCAACGAAGAGAGGGCACAGATTATCATTAATCGACAGTTTATGCTCCTTTTTCAAAACGGCATTACGAAAATTGCTCGTTTACCGGTTCGTCTAGAAGAACGGGATTTTACTGAGAAAATTGCTACAGTAGAAGATTATCAAGAATTAGATATTTGTATTGCTAGTTCTAGATTAGATGTTTTTCTAGCAGGTGTCTTAAAGCTGTCTAGAAATCAGGCAAGTCAGTTAATTGAAAAACAGGCAGTCCAAGTTAATTACCATTTAGTTGAAAAATCAGATTATGCAGTTCAAGTTGGTGATTTGATTAGTGTGAGGAAATTTGGTCGATTGAAACTTGTTAGAGATAATGGGCAAACAAAAAAAGATAAAAAGAAATTAACGGTCCAATTATTATTAAGTAAGTGAGGAATAATATGCCAATTACATCATTAGAAATTAAAGATAAAACCTTTGGTACAAGATTTAGAGGTTTTGATCCAGAAGAAGTTGAAGAATTTCTTGAAATCGTTGTTCGTGATTATGAAGATTTAGTTCGAAGCAATCATGATAAAGAGTTGCATATCAAGAGCTTGGAAGAACGTTTGTCTTACTTTGATGAGATGAAAGATTCTTTGAGTCAATCAGTATTGATTGCTCAAGATACGGCAGAGCGTGTGAAACAAGCTGCTCAAGATCGTTCTAATAATATTATCCAACAGGCAGAGCAAGATGCCCAACGTTTGCTTGAAGAAGCAAAATATAAGGCTAATGAGATCTTGCGTCAAGCTACTGATAATGCTAAGAAAGTTGCTGTTGAGACTGAAGAATTGAAGAACAAAAGCCGTGTCTTCCACCAACGTCTCAAATCTACAATTGAGAGTCAGTTAGCAATTGTTGAATCATCAGATTGGGAAGATATTCTGCGCCCAACAGCTACCTATCTTCAGACAAGTGATGAAGCATTTAAAGAAGTTGTTGGTGAAGTTCTTGGTGAATCGGTATATTCACAACCAGAAGAAGAACCAATCGATATGACTCGTCAATTTACACCTGAAGAAATGGCTGAGTTACAAGCTCGAATTGAGGCTGGTAATAGAGAATTAGCTGAATTTGAAGCTCAACAAGATCATTATGTAGAAGAACATTTAGAGCCAGTTGAAGTCGAAGGCCCTTCATCGAATGAGGAAGATACAAATAAAGAATCTGTCCTAATCTTATAATGAATAGTGATATGTGAGAACAATATTTTATCCTTATATTTCCAGCGAGCAGGAGATGGTGTGAGTCCTGCATTCCCTAATGATAAGATTATCCTCTCAAAAACTCAAGTCTGAAGTTAGTAGGATTTGACGTTTCCCACGTTACGGGATAAGAGGGAGAAAGACTAAATCTTTTTCCGAATAAAGGTGGTACCACGATTTTCGTCCTTTTTGGCAGTCGTGGTTTTTAATTTGTTATTATTTATAAAGGAGATACCATGAAACTCAAAGATACCCTTAACCTTGGGAAAACAGCTTTCCCAATGCGTGCAGGACTTCCTACCAAAGAGCCAGTTTGGCAAAAGGAATGGGAAGATGCAAAACTTTATCAACGTCGTCAAGAATTGAACCAAGGAAAACCTCATTTCACCTTGCATGATGGCCCTCCATACGCGAACGGAAATATCCACGTTGGACACGCTATGAACAAGATTTCAAAAGATATCATTGTTCGTTCAAAATCAATGTCAGGTTTTTACGCACCATTTATCCCAGGTTGGGATACTCATGGTCTGCCAATCGAGCAAGTTTTGGCAAAACAAGGTGTCAAACGTAAAGAAATGGACTTGGTTGAGTACTTGAAACTTTGCCGTGAATACGCTCTTTCTCAAGTAGATAAACAACGGGAAGACTTTAAACGTTTAGGTGTTTCTGGTGACTGGGAAAATCCATATGTGACTTTGACTCCTGACTATGAAGCAGCTCAAATCCGTGTATTTGGTGAGATGGCTAACAAAGGTTATATCTACCGTGGTGCCAAGCCAGTTTATTGGTCTTGGTCATCTGAGTCTGCCCTTGCTGAAGCAGAGATTGAATACCATGATTTGGTTTCAACTTCTCTTTACTATGCCAATAGGGTAAAAGATGGCAAAGGTGTTCTAGATACAGATACTTATATCGTAGTCTGGACAACAACTCCATTTACCATTACAGCTTCTCGTGGTTTGACTGTTGGTGCAGATATTGATTATGTTTTGGTTCAACCTGCTGGTGAAGCTCGTAAGTTTATGGTTGCTGCAGAATTATTGACTAGCTTGTCTGAGAAATTTGCCTGGGTTGATGTTCAAGTGTTGGCAACTTACCGTGGTCAAGAATTGAACCACATCGTAACAGAACACCCATGGGATACGGCTGTAGATGAATTGGTTATTCTCGGTGACCACGTTACTACTGACTCTGGTACAGGTATTGTCCATACAGCCCCTGGTTTTGGTGAGGACGACTACAATGTTGGTATTGCTAATGGCCTTGAAGTCGCAGTAACTGTTGACGAACGTGGTATCATGATGAAGAATGCTGGTCCTGAGTTTGAAGGTCAATTCTATGAAAAGGTAGTTCCAACTGTTATTGAAAAACTTGGTAACCTCCTTCTTGCCCAAGAAGAAATCTCTCACTCATACCCATTTGACTGGCGTACTAAGAAACCAATTATCTGGCGTGCAGTACCACAATGGTTTGCCTCAGTTTCTAAATTCCGCCAAGAAATCTTGGACGAAATTGAAAAAGTGAAATTCCACTCAGAATGGGGTAAAGTGCGTCTTTACAACATGATTCGTGACCGTGGCGACTGGGTTATCTCTCGTCAACGTGCTTGGGGTGTTCCGCTTCCTATCTTCTATGCTGAAGACGGTACAGCGATTATGACTGCTGAAACTATTGAGCATGTAGCTCAACTCTTTGAAGAACATGGTTCAAGCATTTGGTGGGAACGTGATGCTAAGGACCTCTTGCCAGAAGGATATACTCATCCAGGTTCACCAAATGATGAGTTCAAAAAAGAAACAGATATCATGGACGTATGGTTTGACTCAGGTTCATCATGGAATGGGGTTGTAGTAAACCGTCCTGAGTTGACTTACCCAGCAGACCTTTACTTAGAAGGTTCTGACCAATACCGTGGTTGGTTCAACTCATCACTTATCACATCTGTTGCCAACCATGGCGTAGCACCTTACAAACAAATCTTGTCACAAGGATTTGCCCTTGATGGTAAAGGTGAGAAGATGTCTAAATCTCTTGGAAATACTATTGCTCCAAGTGATGTTGAAAAACAATTTGGTGCTGAAATCTTGCGTCTCTGGGTAACAAGTGTAGACTCAAGCAACGACGTGCGTATCTCTATGGATATCTTGAGCCAAGTCTCTGAAACTTACCGTAAAATCCGTAACACCCTTCGTTTCTTGATTGCCAATACTTCTGACTTTAACCCAGCTGTGGATGCAGTAGCTTACGAAGAACTTCGTTCAGTTGATAAGTACATGACGATTCGCTTTAACC includes these proteins:
- a CDS encoding YggS family pyridoxal phosphate-dependent enzyme, which gives rise to MNLKENTERVFQQIKDASQQSGREVNSVSVVAVTKYVDVPTAEALLPLGVHHIGENRVDKFLEKYEALKDRNITWHLIGTLQRRKVKDVIQYVDYFHALDSLKLAEEIQKRSDRVVKCFLQVNISREESKHGFSKEELLELLPELATLDKIEYVGLMTMAPFEASSDELKEIFKATQDLQLEIREKQIPNMPMTDLSMGMSRDYKEAIEFGSTFVRIGTAFFK
- a CDS encoding cell division protein SepF, yielding MSLKDRFDKFIDYFTEDGEDVSTAYQPKAEEPIVTSVPSVQELPQQAGSTPSKDKNITRLHARQQELAMQSQRSTDKVTIDVRYPRKYEDATDIVDLLAGNESILIDFQYMTEVQARRCLDYLDGARHVLAGNMKKVASTMYLLTPVDVVVNIEDIKIPDESQNGEFGFDMKRTRVR
- a CDS encoding YggT family protein, with the protein product MIFLIRFVQNAVDIYSLILIVFALMSWFPNAYESRLGRLIISLVKPIVAPLQRLPLQIAGLDLSVWIAVLLVHFLGEQLIRLLVIFL
- a CDS encoding RNA-binding protein, which produces MNKMIYQHFSKNDSSFIDKGVEWIKKVEDSYSPFLTPFVNPHQEKILKVLASTNGISYMSSRQFLETEYVRVLLYPDYFEPEFSDFELSLQEIVYPNKFERLTHAKILGTVLNKLGIDRKLFGDILVNEERAQIIINRQFMLLFQNGITKIARLPVRLEERDFTEKIATVEDYQELDICIASSRLDVFLAGVLKLSRNQASQLIEKQAVQVNYHLVEKSDYAVQVGDLISVRKFGRLKLVRDNGQTKKDKKKLTVQLLLSK
- a CDS encoding DivIVA domain-containing protein, which codes for MPITSLEIKDKTFGTRFRGFDPEEVEEFLEIVVRDYEDLVRSNHDKELHIKSLEERLSYFDEMKDSLSQSVLIAQDTAERVKQAAQDRSNNIIQQAEQDAQRLLEEAKYKANEILRQATDNAKKVAVETEELKNKSRVFHQRLKSTIESQLAIVESSDWEDILRPTATYLQTSDEAFKEVVGEVLGESVYSQPEEEPIDMTRQFTPEEMAELQARIEAGNRELAEFEAQQDHYVEEHLEPVEVEGPSSNEEDTNKESVLIL
- the ileS gene encoding isoleucine--tRNA ligase; amino-acid sequence: MKLKDTLNLGKTAFPMRAGLPTKEPVWQKEWEDAKLYQRRQELNQGKPHFTLHDGPPYANGNIHVGHAMNKISKDIIVRSKSMSGFYAPFIPGWDTHGLPIEQVLAKQGVKRKEMDLVEYLKLCREYALSQVDKQREDFKRLGVSGDWENPYVTLTPDYEAAQIRVFGEMANKGYIYRGAKPVYWSWSSESALAEAEIEYHDLVSTSLYYANRVKDGKGVLDTDTYIVVWTTTPFTITASRGLTVGADIDYVLVQPAGEARKFMVAAELLTSLSEKFAWVDVQVLATYRGQELNHIVTEHPWDTAVDELVILGDHVTTDSGTGIVHTAPGFGEDDYNVGIANGLEVAVTVDERGIMMKNAGPEFEGQFYEKVVPTVIEKLGNLLLAQEEISHSYPFDWRTKKPIIWRAVPQWFASVSKFRQEILDEIEKVKFHSEWGKVRLYNMIRDRGDWVISRQRAWGVPLPIFYAEDGTAIMTAETIEHVAQLFEEHGSSIWWERDAKDLLPEGYTHPGSPNDEFKKETDIMDVWFDSGSSWNGVVVNRPELTYPADLYLEGSDQYRGWFNSSLITSVANHGVAPYKQILSQGFALDGKGEKMSKSLGNTIAPSDVEKQFGAEILRLWVTSVDSSNDVRISMDILSQVSETYRKIRNTLRFLIANTSDFNPAVDAVAYEELRSVDKYMTIRFNQLVKIIRDAYANFEFLTIYKALVNFINVDLSAFYLDFAKDVVYIEGAKSLERRQMQTVFYDILVKITKLLTPILPHTAEEIWSYLEFETEDFVQLSELPEAETFANQEEILDTWAAFMDFRGQAQKALEEARNAKVIGKSLEAHLTVYPNEVVKTLLEAVNSNIAQVLIVSDLTIAEGPAPEEALVFEDVAFTVERAAGQVCDRCRRIDLTTTERSYHAIICDHCASIVEENFADAVAEGFEEK